Part of the Arachis hypogaea cultivar Tifrunner chromosome 6, arahy.Tifrunner.gnm2.J5K5, whole genome shotgun sequence genome, GcacaagataaaaattttaacatttcgCCAGTTGCTTTTACATTGGTTGAGGGTGAGAACATAGAGTCACAAAAATTCTTCGTTACTCATTTGTATAAGTAGGTAAGTCCTCAATCAAATACATAATAAATGTAAGAATTTGTGTTGGTCACTTAATATTTTTCattatatttatgaatttcatTAACTACTACTACTAGTGTGTGATAAAACTCATTTAATGTAAACATGTAACTCCTCAAGCGAACATTTTTGTTATATATGACAAGCATAATGCCATACAAGTTGCTCTCAATGTTAAAAGAAGTGGATGGCAATCTCCTGCCACTTATCATGCATTTTATATTCGCTATATTATTGAAAACTTTGCACTCAGTTTTAAAAGCAAGGATGTGAGAAATACTCTTGTCAATGCAGCCTGTGCAAAGATTGCTCTTGAGTTCCGATTCTACATGGATTTGATTAGAGATGTGAACTCAGACATGTGTACATGGGCTAACCGATGTCCCTTAGAGCAATAGACAAGACCAGGATGGAGGATGCAAGTACGGACACATGACAACCAATTTGTCTGAGTGTGTAAATGTTGTCCTTAAGGGTATTCGACAACTGCCAACTACATCTTTGATGATGTCCACTAATCATTGGTTAGCAGAGTTTTTTGTGAGAAAGGAAAGAGACGCAGAAGCTACAAGTTGCAGATAGGCAAAAGTTTTCATactttttgacaaaaaaatatgTAGAAAAATAGGGAGGCTAAATCTGAATGGCATTGTGAGTATGGTCAATTCCAGGCCTTACACCACCCATGCCGACATGTTCTAGTAGCATGTGCTTCttagaaaattaatttgattgtGTATGTTGAAGATGTTTATTTCACGAGAATTGTCTTTAATGTATATAGGATGATTTTTGTTACACCTTCGCATGAGGATCATTGGCCAACTTATAAAGGGTTTTGTGTTGTGCCAGATCCAAGGCTAGTGAGAGCTACATTGGGACAACCTCTTTCTACTCAACTTAGAAACATCATGGATGAATTTAAGGAAGAAAAACTTAAGAGGTTTGAATTATGCAGGCAACCTGGACATATAAGGAGAAGGTTCCCATAGAATCAAGCATCACCGTCCTCACATGCTAGCAGTAATGCATAGTCTTATGAAGTTTGTTCCATTTATTGGGTTGTCTTTAAAATATATGTTAGGTTATGGTTTTTAGAATATGTAGTTTATAATGCGTAAACTGCTATGTTGTTCTCGTGTTATGTTTAATTGTTTTATCATTGTGTGTGTaggtttttatttatatgatttagttTGTTATTTACCTTATACATTTTAGTGTTGTGCACATTTCATAATAAGTATACGCAAATTGTATATGACACGAGAAGACAAACAAAGTGTATTGGATATCAAAAGGTAGaataatatatacaaataaatacaaaaaatgtaTCAAAATAAAAGATAGATTGATCTAGAGAACCAAAGATAGAAGTGTATCCAAAATAAACGGTAGACTAATCACGTGCAACAGATGCTCATGTCCCACCAAGACCAATGGACCCCTAGTATATTCTGTTGACATCTCGTTTAGATCAACTCGACTCGTATCCGTCGCAGACCTGTACTCTCTTCCACCATGAGGTGATGCAAGCTATTGAGGCGATTGACATGGCTGAGATGACCTAGAATTATATCCGAAGAAGCAGGTAATATCATCTATCATAAAAGGCTCCAAGGCACTCTCCACCAAACTAACAATAGGCATATTTGAAAACAACTAAGACCCAAAATCATGCATCGAGGAATACGCACTACCATGTGTCAGATGAGAACTCGATCCTCCAAACTCATATAAGAATTGTGATAAAGATCCTCCTTCGCTACTAACGCCACCTGCAAAACCTTCGCTACCTTCCTAAACTTGCACCACTTAGATTGTGGGATTTCGCTGGGTGGGGTGggtgcttgcttttttttcttttttaaaaaaagtaaaagtaaaagtaaaatccATTTACCTAGTTATCCCATACGAATTcgttaaacaaaataaagaaaatcctagtTCACTAACACAATACAAACATAGAATCAAACACAGACTCCCTCTCCTTCTCCCACAAACGTAAAATGGCCCCCTCTTTCTCATCTTAGACTTCAGCCACACCCAGAGGCCAGGCCTCCGCTACGACGACGATGACGCCACCTAGAACATTTCCTCTAGTTGTGTTCCATTGGCGACGTGAGTATGTGATCACAACTCCCTCTCCTTCTCTCGCAAACAGCGACCTCTGCTCAGTAGGAACGACCTCTGCTCACGTGCTTGGTCTCCTCTACTTGGTCTTTTCCATGTAAGCCACACTGCTGCTCAATCTCCTTTGTTCAGTCAGCCACATCTCttcaaatctcaatcaaattttcttcTTACCTTAGACCTTAGTGATAATATGCGACTACCAACTTCTACCCTTGGCCCTCCCTCTCTTTTTAGGTTGCTCCATCcatctttaatattttattttcagttaaaattgataaaccccaattttgtggtttatcttgtgcttaatttgggggattttatcaacttttctcacatttattcaatgaaatagcataattttgtaattctccctaaatttgtgcttaagagtaaaaacatgctttttaggccttaaaataaataaatttaaatcactttaattccattcaatgtcttgatatgtttgttgagtgatttcatattcataaggcaagtattggatggaagaagtgaagagaaaagcttTCAAAATGAAGAATTCATGAAAAAACAAGGATTTAGAGTGCTTATAGTAacacgcacgcgtgacagacgGGCACGCATGAAGACGAGGTCGTCgaaggcgacgcgtacgtgtgacatgacgcgtacgcgtgaaaagaaaaagccagacaacgcgtacacgtgacacatGTGTACGCGTCACagccagcacgtgacctcattaaagtgaaaatgctggggcaatttctgggctttccaggcccaaatccaacttgtttctgaggctatttcatgcagaattgaagattggacaaagggggagcaattatttTTAGGTTAGCATCATGTAAGTTAGtcctcttctctctaaaattagggttcttaagtcaatttgcatcttagatctaagtttaatttcttgttctcatcttattttctttataatttcttgttcctacaccttcattctcttagtttgtagcaTTAATTTTCCCTTTTATGCCTCTCTTTAGTTTTATGAACACCATTGTTGAATTTGGATTTCATTTAATGCATTTTGatatttgatgttcttttattgttgatttgagttgttagtgttattttcttgcaattggtagttggtagatttattattcttgcacttttatgatgctttctttttataccttccaagtatttgacaaaatgcttggttggatgttagagtagattttttagcattcttgaCTTGGAAAGAAGAactaggcaatcttgagtcattaagacccaactcatgttggtgatctagagttgtcagttaatattgtttctattgacgctaatcttttgctaattcaattagtaagttgattaggacttttggattgagattaactagtcttatttgactttctctcgtgtgaagataacattgtaccttcttccattgttggagatgactaaataggataGGCTCTTGATAATTACtgttatgattagtgactaggataagaggcctatattctcaatccttgccatgaatgtctctctttattaatttttttctttaattgtttgctttattttcttgtcatttattttcttatccttTTTATCAACCCcacttgttccttcatagccaataattgatcacttcattgcaattccttgtgagacgacccgaagtttgaatacttcggttaatttttattggggtttgtacttgtgacaacaaattattaaaactttgattgagcattacttgtcggtgtggaactatacttacaacgaagttATTTTCCTCTAACCGAGAAGAAATTTCTAGCAGAAGGTTTTGCTCTTTTAAAGATCCATGTTAGCCCCTCAAtaatagaatttaatatttttaatattttatttatgtaaaaaaatcctaaaaagagaATTAAAGGTCATTATGTAAATATCATTCATATTTTGGCATTTCAatacttttcaaatattttttaaattccaaTCGATAATTTAAATTGGAGAATTATTTGATATTGAAGggagtataataataaaattatttaatttagtgGTGTCCTGATCCCCTAACACTTAGAAGTCATAATCTATCCGAATCAAAACGATTCTTAATATTTGTGGTGGTGTGGTTTCGATAAGACGTTAATTAGTTAGGAACAAAAAAACGTGTACTACTTAGAAAATTTttctattagtttattttttgatGACCCTGCATTCTCccggagaaagaaaaaagaacatgATCTGACATTATGGAAATTGAAATAAATGGACCACTAATGATTTGGACTTGGAAACTGAAAGAAACATAGGTGGACCAATTGATATAATTGGTCATCCCACCACTTGTGTCATAAGAGGCCCTCTTAATTGGAACCTAGGCTTGGTTCCGGAATCTTGCTTGtcgattttattttcaattattgtCACACAATTCTAACGTGCTCAAGTAGTTCACCATGCACGAGTTGTATTATTATATGGATAAGAGAACGTTGTGGcatatatctattttattatattaaaaaaatatttaaattgtcagatattatgttttattagaactattagatatttttaaactaataagaaTGATGCCAATAGTGTTTATAGATTAGTTGAATTAGTGTTTGGGTGTACGAGGGTTATTGAGGAAGATGAATGgtctcaaaaaatttaaaatatatatacataattccCAATACAATTCTAAACACaattatttatactttttttattttattttcccctAACAACTAACATTACTCTTTCATTGTGTTAAACACTTAAACCCAATTATATATATGTGACAAATATATAGTAAAAACAGTTTAGGtaggtaaaagaacatgaaaaaatTCTCGTGAGTAAAAATTGATTGATTTTGTAGGTTTAAATCGATTTTACCACGAATACACTTCTTTCGATTTTAACTACAACATTAACCAGAAATTAACTCTAATAGAAAAATCATAATGCCAAGTTATACTCAATGTCAAATAGCAATGGCAGCTAACGGATATGCGGAATACTTTGTTAAGCttttcaattgataattgaatactgattataattttataaataaaatacatgTGACAAATACCAGATAAGTCAGAAAAATGAGCTTGCTTTGCATACCCAATGGAAGGAAATGACACTTGATGAGAACTAATTTATTAGACCTAAAGATCAAGGTAGTGATTTTGACAGCATAATCTTCTGAATTTCTTAACATTGAGGACTCCCATCCAGTGCCAAATTTATTGTTTGTTAGGCTATTATTCTATTTTTGGTGTTGATTATTAATAATTAGgcacttttcaaaaatatataattgaagCTTTTTatttaaaggtttaattattctattagtccctatagttttacaaaatttttaattaggtttttatatttttttttccttttaattgggtttcTGTACCAAATTTGTTTTTAATCAGTCCCTCTtattagtaattggcttaattttataggaatccaactaaaaaaaatagtgcaggaacccaaataaaaaaaaatatctacccaattaaaaaaaaagttggtacaagaactcaattaaaagaaaaataagtacagaaacttaattaaaaattttggagacaacaaataattaaaccttatttaaaagataaaattttaaaattttcaatgagaataaatgtatatatattttttcaaaagacAGGAAATGACATAATAATATAAAGTTATGATAATAAGGTAAAAATGCTTGCTGACTTCACTGTGACCTTTCttgcctaattttttttttaatttataaaaaaaatacctttaatttttataaaagtgaTCTTAATGAAATCCTTATTAATAGGCCTTATGgtgtttgagaaaaaaaaaacaaaaagaactctGAAATTAGCCTTATGGTGTTTTAAGTATGAATTAAATAAATTTGAGTAGCagtgacaaaaaaaaattgagtagCCAAATAATTATTACTATTACTACTACTAGTTAAGTGCTAAtctttcaaactaataattaaTACTGATAAATATTCTTTTGAGAAATTTAATTAGTACTGAGAAAGTTGAAAGAAATTTCACTAGATAATAGTAATACACCGAttgattgatttttcttttttttcccttttttttttctatttttcaccgGCCTCACTTTTGCCATGAGTTGATTTTATTCCCCTAAATTGTAAGAGAGAAAAAGAACAAAGATAATGACTATACAAGTGAAAATGGATCAGATGTTTCTGGTCCAAAGTTCACCGCCCTGTGCTGTGCATCAGACTCGAGCAGGAATAGGTTATCTGATAACATTGTaccaaaaaaagttttaaatatatttaaatcccacgattaaaattaaatttaacatgaataattattatatttaagagTTAATATAATATTcgattttaatacataaataaaattgagTCAGTAATGAtaacaaatataaatatttttcgtTAATTATTCTAGTGAAATTTAACGTATGGTAAcattaaattcatttaaaattttttgggactaaaaaaagatatttaaaatattaaaaacaaaattaaaatttagttcgaatattaaaaactaaaatagtatttcatcttttatattttttaatgaaaaatgagTGGAATTGTTAATCTAGAATATAgcaaaaattatgataaaaatattcCTTAGGTGTAACATATTCAAAGACACACGTTCTTCTATGAAATGGCAAATTTAATTGTGTGTGATGTTTTATTCTTTGATTAGattgaatttaaaaaagaaaaagaaatactcTTACAACAGGATTTCTTTTTTCATAGAAAAATACCTGGTTGCTATTGTAAAACTATAATATATCTCTAGAAATAGTAATTATTCAGTTTTTACAAGTGAGCGTTGTGATTGTGAAATGTATGACAGAAAAAACAAGTGTGAGTTCCCATTAAATGGACCACAATAATGGACCCCCAAATTCCCCTTAGAAACAAGAATTACACTACGCCAAGTCGCCAATAGCCATGGCCATCCTTATAAACAAGAAGCAAAGGTATATAGTCACAAGTCCTACCCCCAAGGATTTATCAAGCTTCATGTTCTTCTTTGGCAAAATCACAAGGGCCCAAAGAACCCCTCCCATCAAGAACAGTATTGTTTGATACAATGAAGTATCCTTAGGAATAACATAAGGATCAGGGTAATCATTCAATGCTGAGAGAACAAGGGGCAAGCCCAAGCCCATTAAGGTATTAAACATAGGCCCAGCATAGCATCCAGAAATAGCCATTTGGGCCCCATCTGGCCCACCATTCATAGCCATGGCACCATTTGCTATCAAATCACCTAGGGAATTACCCCAAGCTAGGACAGTTAACCCTAAAATTGAAGGGCTAACCCCAATTATGTTGCCAATTGAGACCAATAGTGAAACAAGCTCCTCAGCAATTAGATAAGTCCAAGTTACACTCATTACAAATCCACCAGATAACCAAGGGAACAAGCATCTCCTTGGTGGGCTACAACTCTTTGTGGTCACACATGCCATGTTACCTAAAATTATTCCAACTAATGAAGAGGTTAAATAGGTAACTAAGCTGCTCCTTGAACTCACATTCTCCTTTTGGGTGTTGTAAACTGTTGCCAACAAAACTGGTGCCAGCGTCACCGATATAACTGCATATGGCTTGGACCACTTCTCATCATTCACAACTGGAATTGTAAGCCTTCTTGGTAGAGAAAGTGGCAACTCTACAATTTGTAGAAACTTCCCCAAGTTATTCCAATCAAATATCCTATTCTCCGCATGTTTCAAAATATCTGACACAAAAAAAAGTTTAGTGAAataaatttttggtaattaaaaataaaaaatattaggacatttgaatttattatttttgactatCACTTAGTCATCAATTCAattcttttagtttattttttttaatctaataatccAACAACATATACAATTAAATATATCTTTACATTTAAATTAAGGATATTTTTCAAACAATTATATTAGTACATTCTTAACGTTCAAATAAAATACAATCGTTTTTAAAtagttttccattcaatcatttCAAGATGGTGTTTGCACCAAGAGTATTGTTTTTCAAAACGTGATTAATATTAGAAATTGATagatatattttataacaaaaatattatgtatatataaaaacttaattgatcatatatttattatatatattgtttaaaccATTTAGTTagtataacaataattaatttggtGCTACACATGGTTGATTGTATAATGAAGCGGAAGAGAAAGTAATATTTACCAAAAGTTGGTCGTTGCTCTTCATGATTGGTTTCTTCAACAACTTTCTCTAAGTGGTTTGGTTTTTCATCATCAACATAACCTAACAACGGAATCCCAGATTCAAGCGATTCATCCGATGAGGACACAACCGCAAATTCTCCAGCTTCTTGTTTATCATCTCCATAGATAAAATGTGTGGCAGAAACAGCACAAACAtaaagaaaatatatagaaaCATAGCAGATTGAGCCCAACAGGGAGAGTTTCCCAATGGAGATGATGATTAAGAGGACAAAGAGtgagaaaaggaagaaaataacATCTCTAATGAAACTTGCTTTATCAACCGCAACCTCTTTTGTGCTCACAAGAATGCTTATGATTCCCATAACAGCACTTGAGACAAAGAAAGCACCACCAAGAATGCTGTTGAGACCAACAGCACCATCGCTTGTTTTGGTGAAGGAGACGACGCTGGCGA contains:
- the LOC112696894 gene encoding cation/calcium exchanger 1, with the protein product MAKFRKSITPFLNISFLFLLVFLVIKPSNIHYNSKSAPAIKNRRFNHARLLSSDMSVEGCTDLHKFSDDAAKCYYVQTHEDCRSKGYINYLQIFYCSLGNSPVLGHTLLIMWLSVLFYLLGDTASNYFCNNLEGLSKILRLSPTIAGVTLLSLGNGAPDFFASVVSFTKTSDGAVGLNSILGGAFFVSSAVMGIISILVSTKEVAVDKASFIRDVIFFLFSLFVLLIIISIGKLSLLGSICYVSIYFLYVCAVSATHFIYGDDKQEAGEFAVVSSSDESLESGIPLLGYVDDEKPNHLEKVVEETNHEEQRPTFDILKHAENRIFDWNNLGKFLQIVELPLSLPRRLTIPVVNDEKWSKPYAVISVTLAPVLLATVYNTQKENVSSRSSLVTYLTSSLVGIILGNMACVTTKSCSPPRRCLFPWLSGGFVMSVTWTYLIAEELVSLLVSIGNIIGVSPSILGLTVLAWGNSLGDLIANGAMAMNGGPDGAQMAISGCYAGPMFNTLMGLGLPLVLSALNDYPDPYVIPKDTSLYQTILFLMGGVLWALVILPKKNMKLDKSLGVGLVTIYLCFLFIRMAMAIGDLA